In Pirellulales bacterium, one DNA window encodes the following:
- a CDS encoding amidinotransferase produces MRRILMCPPEHYGIHYEINPWMSRERPSDRHAALEQWERLTGLIRAAGAEIEQLSPVAGLPDLVFTANAGLIFGRRVVLAHFRHPERQGEEPHDRAWFSAAGFEVVEPPPATYFEGAGDALFCGDTLFAGYRLRSDARGMQEIGQMLGVRVIPLELVDPYYYHLDTCFCPLAPGAALWYPAAFDEYGRRVIGELVPDLISVAEEEARSFACNAVVIGRTVITNTGCPKMHAELRRREFEPVETPLAEFVKAGGSAKCLTLRLDGEEAAAWRAAG; encoded by the coding sequence ATGCGCCGGATCCTGATGTGCCCACCGGAACATTACGGCATTCATTACGAGATCAATCCGTGGATGAGCCGCGAGCGCCCCAGCGACCGGCACGCGGCGCTGGAACAGTGGGAGCGCCTGACGGGTCTAATTCGCGCCGCGGGGGCCGAAATCGAACAGCTGTCGCCCGTGGCGGGCCTGCCCGATCTGGTGTTCACGGCCAACGCGGGACTGATTTTCGGGCGGCGTGTCGTGCTGGCGCATTTCCGCCACCCGGAACGGCAAGGTGAAGAGCCTCACGATCGCGCCTGGTTCTCCGCGGCCGGCTTCGAGGTCGTGGAGCCGCCGCCGGCGACGTATTTTGAAGGGGCCGGCGACGCGCTGTTCTGCGGCGACACGCTGTTTGCCGGTTACCGGTTGCGCAGTGACGCGCGCGGCATGCAGGAGATTGGCCAGATGTTGGGCGTGCGGGTGATCCCCCTGGAACTGGTCGATCCGTATTACTACCACCTCGACACGTGCTTTTGCCCGCTGGCGCCGGGCGCGGCGCTGTGGTATCCAGCGGCGTTCGACGAGTATGGCCGACGGGTGATCGGTGAACTGGTGCCCGACCTGATCTCCGTCGCCGAGGAAGAGGCGCGCTCGTTCGCCTGCAACGCGGTCGTGATCGGTCGCACGGTGATCACCAACACCGGCTGCCCGAAAATGCACGCGGAACTGCGCCGTCGCGAGTTCGAGCCGGTCGAAACACCGCTGGCCGAATTCGTCAAAGCCGGCGGCAGCGCAAAATGCTTGACGCTCCGCCTCGACGGCGAAGAAGCCGCCGCTTGGCGGGCTGCGGGTTGA
- a CDS encoding TIGR00300 family protein, whose translation MPTDSSTLTYPAQPYVEQVEITGHIIDSLILPKVLDLITAHGGAFRILRITIGQARSDPSFALVEVQAPSEERLHDILAQIIDHGAVPTAKRDCRLEPADLDGAFPEGFYSTTNQRTEVRLNGAWVPVANQEMDCGIVVDPARRSARCVPMVEVRCGDSLVIGHAGVRSFPHGRARETHGFEFMSSPVSTEKPKGVMIRQIAAAMFENRAAGGRTLLVGGPAIVHTGSGEHVCRLIRGGYINVLFAGNALATHDIEQAWFGTSLGVQLERAEPVDAGHEHHLRAINRVRRLGGIARAVESGELTGGIMHECVRQHVEFVLAGSIRDDGPLPEVITDALEAQRRMRQQLDGVTFCLMVATTLHSIAVGNLLPDWVKVVCVDINPSTVIKLGDRGSFQTLGLVTDVEPFMRSLVEEISRLEHGHVTALD comes from the coding sequence ATGCCGACGGACAGCTCGACGCTCACCTATCCGGCTCAGCCCTACGTCGAACAGGTCGAGATCACCGGTCACATTATCGATAGCCTGATCCTGCCGAAGGTGCTGGACCTGATTACCGCCCATGGCGGCGCGTTTCGCATCTTACGGATCACGATCGGTCAGGCGCGGTCCGATCCGAGCTTTGCCCTGGTCGAGGTCCAGGCGCCGAGCGAAGAGCGGCTGCACGACATCCTGGCACAGATCATCGACCATGGCGCGGTGCCGACGGCCAAGCGCGATTGCCGGCTTGAACCGGCCGACTTGGATGGCGCCTTTCCCGAGGGCTTTTACAGCACGACGAACCAACGCACCGAAGTGCGGTTGAACGGTGCCTGGGTGCCCGTGGCCAACCAGGAAATGGATTGCGGAATCGTCGTCGATCCGGCCCGTCGCTCGGCGCGGTGTGTGCCGATGGTCGAGGTGCGCTGCGGTGATTCGCTCGTCATCGGTCATGCGGGCGTGCGCAGCTTTCCGCACGGCCGAGCACGCGAGACGCACGGTTTCGAATTCATGAGCAGCCCGGTGTCGACCGAAAAGCCCAAGGGAGTGATGATCCGTCAAATCGCCGCAGCGATGTTCGAGAACCGCGCCGCCGGAGGACGGACGCTGCTGGTCGGCGGGCCGGCGATCGTGCACACCGGCAGCGGCGAGCACGTTTGCCGGCTGATCCGGGGCGGGTACATCAACGTCCTGTTCGCCGGCAATGCCCTGGCGACACACGATATCGAACAGGCGTGGTTCGGCACGAGTCTCGGCGTGCAGCTCGAACGCGCCGAGCCGGTCGATGCGGGACACGAACATCATCTGCGGGCGATCAATCGCGTCCGCCGGCTGGGCGGAATCGCCAGGGCCGTCGAGAGCGGCGAGCTGACCGGCGGGATCATGCACGAATGCGTCCGACAACACGTCGAATTCGTGCTGGCCGGCAGCATCCGCGACGACGGGCCACTTCCCGAAGTCATTACCGACGCCCTCGAGGCGCAGCGGCGGATGCGCCAGCAGTTGGACGGTGTGACCTTTTGTCTGATGGTGGCCACGACGCTGCATTCGATTGCCGTCGGCAACCTGCTGCCCGATTGGGTCAAGGTGGTATGCGTCGACATCAATCCCTCGACGGTGATCAAACTCGGCGACCGGGGTTCGTTCCAGACGCTAGGGCTGGTGACCGACGTCGAGCCGTTCATGCGCTCGTTGGTTGAAGAGATTTCGCGTTTGGAGCATGGCCATGTCACGGCGCTCGACTGA